Within the Pseudorasbora parva isolate DD20220531a chromosome 20, ASM2467924v1, whole genome shotgun sequence genome, the region GTCCTGTTCTGTCTCCATAGTACAGGCACTTCAGAGATCTGCACCAACATGCCCTTCAGGTTGGCTATAACAATGCCAGCTAGCACTGACTACGGGACAGAAAGGGGTGAGTTGCGTGAGGAATTTTGCctgtatttagtttttattgtgaAAGACATTGTGAactgttttaatttaaaacatcAGTTTCCTCTATCACACCTTCTGCAGAGGCTGAAGAAAGGGCCCAAGAGCTAAGATCACTATCATCACCATCAGAGCTGAGATGATACCAGCAATCTGCAACAGTGAGATTAGAGAACAGTTAAATGTGGGTAGTAGTACTGTATTTGCACGCATACATGCATGTAAATTCTGTAGTAAGAGAATATGCATTTTACCTGACTCTTCCCGCCTGTGCTTTCCTGTACTGCGGTCCGTGACAGTGCAGTGCTGGCCACAAAGCTTGATAAACATCCTCCGAAAATGTTGCTGACACCAAAAGCAATCAGCTCCTAGTGGGAATAAAGATGTAGTAAGCCAGATCAGGTGGTTCATAACCAATCTGTATCAGTTTGTTAGAATTAAACACCAGCAATGGAGGCTTTACCCTTTTTTAGTATCCACtaaacaaaaaagaaatgtgCTAGATTTGAAGACCAATCACAAATCAGTATGCGAATAAATCTAGAACAGACAGCTAATTCGAATCTTTAAGGATGATTTTTGTTTACAGTGCtcaaaacaatatttatatGAAAAGATAGAATATGATATGAATACATAAGAGAGATGTAGGGGAGGGGTACACAAAACTGACTGCTTGGTACATAGGCCTACCTCGGTTTTGaagtaacggttcacaaaacaaaacaaaacaaaacaagctgTGCCCTAAAGCTTTATGCTGCAACGCCAGGTTTAGAAATTATATCAGCTGCAGTTGCAAACTCAAATTTCTTCTGTTCTGGCAGGTTAAAGTGACCTTGAAAGGCCGACTAGTtctttctgtctctccctcGTGTTACTGTAATTTCTCCATCTGTGGGAGAGCGTTGGTCCGACGCTTATTATACTTCACAAAATATTTCACACTCACACAAGCACCCTTGCAAATTAAGTTCCCCAGTACTTATTAATGGCACATTTCTTGATGTAAACCAACTAAAGCTTTAATTCTCAGCTGTTTTTTCCCCACTCAAATtcaaagcacaaaaaaaaacgcACAATGTCACAAACCATTTAAGTGTTATTTACATTGTTAACTTTGCCTAACTGTATGGTTCGTTGCATTTCATTATGTGCATTTATAAGCATTGTGGACGCACTATCCATTTGCCCAAATCATGCTTGTAATGTCAGAGACACATTCATAAACTAATTTTATATACCTGGTTGCCATCAACTGTGTAATCATGTTTTGCCGCATATACTTTTGCCACTGAGATTGCTACTGCATAGCCAACCACTGCTGTGGAAAAACTAGAGCCCAAGATATTCCCAATAAGTGCTATATTTGGTGGCTGTGCTGGTGCAAACCTGTGGAGACAAGCAGACACATAGTCAGCTTTTGTATTTATGCTGTTGTCTCTGATTAATGTAGGTAGGATCTAATAATAACCGTTTGCTGTTATTATTGGACAAGGCTTTCAAACTTTCTGTCAGTGTCATTGTTCTAGAGATAACATTtctgttgaatttttttacagggACAATAATAATAGTTTGTCAATATTAAGTGACTGAATATGCACCCAGCCCTCATCAGGAAGCAGGAAGTGCCACAGGAAGTGCTTTTACCCCCTGGGGAGGCTGTGGACAATGCTGGCGCCGTACTGGAAGTTCAGGTCCATCACATGGGAAATTGCAGAAGCTATCACTGTCTATCAGATTGAAAAGTGAAAGGTTAAAGGCAATCATTTGTCTTAGAATACAGGCTTAGTTTGCGGTTTAACAGTTGGTTTTGAGAATTGTGGGGAAACTGTACATACCACAATCACTTCAATGGGAATCGGCACTGGGATTTTATGATGAAATTTTGTGTTGATCTCTTTCACAACCATGACAATAAAGATTGTTAGTAATCCAGCGATCAGGTCTGCAATGTTCGTCTGGTCGATGTTCCTACCTACATCAATAAGAGTCTAGATGttgaaaaaaaatttttaaaaaaaaatgtaaaaattcaatattaaaaaaaggaatataTGTTAACCATTGCtaaccatatatatataatatatataaataatatatataaaaataatatatataaatatgcaaGTTCTTGAAGCTAAGATAGGTGTATTTGTGATATTAATAAGACTCACATAAGCAAAGGAGAAAAGTCCATTATGGTTGTGGGTAGGAACAGACAGGATGGTTTTAATCTGAGATATGAATACGTGAAAGGCAGCAGCTGTGGTGAAGCCGCCCACCAGTGGGTCTGAGAGATACCGGACTAGAAAACCCACCTGCATAAGCCCCATAACCACCTGAGAATCAGCAAAACAAATTTGAGTTGCAGCACACCACCTTGATATTAAACCACAATACTACTGTCTAATGCTTTAGAATGGATTTCTACAAAAGTGCAGATTTCGTTTTATTATGATGATAACCTTTCATGCATCCAATATGCTTGAAGTATACAAgtataaacattaaatattgcaataattaaatgtttaaattgtttattttagCTGTATCACAGATTTTAATTTTGAATGTTGTGAGTTTACCTGGATTAATCCAACCAGCACTGTCATAGTACAAGCCACCATGATTCTCTGGGCCTCTCTGGCCTCTAAATCCACCTCCATTAACCTTTCATCTGTCACCGTCTCATTCACAGCTGTTATGTTGACTGACCGCAGGAAGTGCTCATCGGGCGCTAAGGTCAAAACTACAGAGCCCACCATCAGACAGGTGACAGGGAATGGACCTAAATGGGATATAGATTAAGTAAGAGAATTGCTACTTATTCAGTATGCATAAAATATACTTACTACATTTGTGTATATCAGTGCACGCTGTACAGAATACTGTATTAAAATTTAACCTTAAAATCTGGGAACATTTTTGGGATTtccacctggatttggcctacacAAATtaaaaagcttcccatacacacatacagtggtctaagttcaaaatgccggtgtcattttacaggaaaccatttgaagttacataaaacactgctaaaagtgatacacatgtaagtatatgttatCTAAGGTGTAATAACCCCCcgccaccccccccccccccccccccccccacacacacacacacacacaccaccattATTTATTACAGGTTATTACAGCTGAGACAACCTATACTTagatttttattacttttagcagtgttttatgtaacttcaaagggtcttctctcctgtaaaatgacaccaaacttttgaacttagaccacattatgtgtgtatgggaagctttttaATTTgtgtaggccaaatccaggcagaaatggtaccagagtaatttagtgtaaatatattactttgtctaaaacaaatgccaaagtgatgcgtacctctaagctttcaaatggtaccagatatgaggtcagagctcctccacagacatttaaaattgaaagtataCACAGGATGATGTACAGGGTCCGCGGAATTAACAAAACGTATAATTAACCATATTTACAAGATAAATGCATGCAATTTTTacagaataaaacatgcaatttaTCCAGATCACATAATGTAGTAGTAGCTACTGTGTTAAGCATTtaccattaaatcattaaataCACTATTGCATGCTGTTTTGCATTAAATAGTAAGTGGTATGCAGTAAGCAGTGCAGTagtggtttattaataaagacaTAGACCTACCCACAGAGATGTGTCTGGATGTTCCCAACACAAAATATGTAAGAATTGGGAAAAATGCAGAGTAGAGTCCATAGACTGGTGCTACAGAGGCCAGCAATGCATAAGCCACACCTGTACGACAATAAAAAGCAATTACAACTATAAAGAGGCATCACTGCAGTATTAATATGGTGTTTGGTTCACAGAGTGCATCTTACCTTGTAAACAGCATACTAGACCTGTGGTGACCCCAGAGACAACATCGCTGGGTAACCATTGCTTGACTGGGTATTTAGGAAGCCAATCTAAAACTGGCAGAAGCCCCTTCATCTTCTGAACAGCCCATTTATCAGTGCATCTGTGGGAAATTCAATGAATATCAATGCAGATAAAAACACTTGATGTAAGTAACACATGTACGCACCCGCAGGCTCTGCTCATCCGTTCTCGTAAACTCTGGATATCTTGTTCTCGTCTCTCATGAACCTGGTCAAAATCCCGGTTTGAGTAGATACGTCGCGACACGAGGTAATCTTTTTCGTGAAAACACTCATCCATCATATTGCCTGATTGTTTTCTGTAAATTCTATCGTATCTGTTAGAGAAAAAAGCAGATTGATTAGATTTCAGATTCATGAAATGAAATTATGCATAAATGagttacactttttttctacTTACCGTCACCTGTTCATTTTCGTTTTTTCCTAGGATGGCTTATCCAGATAAGCAAACACTTAGAGGATCAAAACAATCTGATAACAGATCAAAAGAGCCCTTTCTCCCTTTCTCTGGCAGTATTGCTGTGTTCAGTAGACCAGCTCTCCTAGGACTGCACTAAGATCACTGAACCCACTGACATTAGAAACCCTTCCAGAATTTGGGGAGGGATCCAATCTCCCACTCTGAATGAGGAGGTTTGTGTCCACCACTCTTTCCCTCACACATGAGAACCGTAAGTACAAATACAATGAAAAACCTTCTCATGAAACCACTCTTCATCATTTTCACTCTAATATCATTGATGGTAATGAAACCCCACATTTATTCAAGAATATCTGAATAAATTGATTTCTTGTTCATTATTGTTTTTACCGAAATACCTATTTGTCGAAACTGATTAAGAAGTCTTACCTGTTTTGAGTACGTCAAATTGACATTTCACTGTCAAGAAAGGCTGCATCCATGCCAGACGTCTACTTAAACATGCATATTTTCCATGTCTATGAAGTCGGACTCTCTTAATGGGACCAGCATCCCTTTCTTTTGTATTTATAAGCAGAGTTGGGATGTGGGAGGTGTATCAGGGTTAATCACCAAGGGGAAGCAGAAGGGAATTACATCAGCGGCCCACTGCATGCATCCTGCCAAGGGTGACTGTCCCTCCCAATCTTGTCAGAAAGCATGTGTGTCTGTTACGGTTGTATTTGTGATAGTAAGGGAGTGAGGGGGTCTGGGATGTGTCAAAGGCATGCcgggttgtttgtgtgtgtggggagTGGTGGTTGTACATGTTGACCAGTGCAGGTGTGATTGAACACTCGAGAGGACGATATGATCTGACCTTCTTAGCCTTTTAAGTCAGTACAGAATGTCTAGATATGCCCATATCTCTCCTCAGAACTTGAGCAAGCTCTTTAATACATAGTGCCTGACTATCTGTCAGTAAGCCAGAAATGAGCCAGGTTGATCATTTGCCTGAAAAGAGGTGGTTAGTGAGGACGATAATATGATCAGGCTCTTTTTATTTAGGCATAGTACTTTTCTAGTTTCTTCTTAGTGCACTTGTGACGTAATAAGGATTACTACAAATGTACTGTATTAATTTGATggagttttaaatatttaattttgaatGTGTTTTGAATTTTGAACTTCATTGCATTGTGTTTTAGAGTTAATGAAAATGACTGGACAATATCTGGTTATGAAGCTGCCAGTGACCAAAAATTATTTAGATTAttcccatttttattttaaaaggttACAGTGAAAACATTGAGGCACTTAAAATAGAAGTGAATTTTTGAAATTGAAAACAGAAATGTAAAccttttaattttataaaagcaCTTTATTAATTCTAATTAGTATTAATTTCTTCTAAACTTGTGTATTATTTGAGATGTAAAGTTACCcttattatttttagttgttttagGGTTTTATGGTTCACAGCATTGTGTTCCCATGGTGTCAAAGTTGTACTCTTGGATATAAAAAAGTGATTTATTTCttcattcactgtaaaaaaaattaataaagcattagtaaaaatagggcacaatttacttttttattttgaatgacgCATTGCATCGTGTTGTGTTTTAAGattaacggaaatttccgtaaaATTACTGTATAATGtcctggcagaaaattacctgtacattgttcatttttatttttcccaACACTAAAATGATTTTAACATGCATATTCTTTACATCTTGTAGCTATACTATTGAAAAAGTGAGGATTTTAATGTATATGGATTCACTTCATTACAAATGCCTTACTATAACCCAGATTATTgcctttttaaattaaaaaattagaAACTGGGAAATTAATTTTGTGGCAGCCAACATTATGCCACGAATGTTGTCACACTTATCTTCTGAGACTTGCCTCTATGGTGAAACCCATTCATCTGTGTCTGTTTCACTAAGAGTTTCTTAGGCCTACAGAGTAGGTCAGCTGCTACAAAACCACAACAGTCTGCATGGGGTTTGCGTTTGTGTGTATGGTGACTTAAGAATTGAGATCTGAATGTTATATatagtgttttatataattaataccATTTTGATACATTATAGTTCTTTAATATTAAAGCTATAATAATATTAAGTCTTCCCTTGTGAGTCTGAGCAGGAAAGAGAAAGTAAGAAGTGTGGTTGATATTGTCATCTCCTATATAAAATTGTGTTCCTCACATTAAGATGTTGTATTTATTGTCCATTAAACCCCTGCTTCTGTTCCGAAATTCGTCTACATCGGAGCTCTGCAAGAAACCTTTAGTCAAAGTCTGTTAAAGATGAATCTAGACGACCACAATTTGGCATGATAAAATGAAGTTGAATCTGATGTCACTTTATGTCTGTACTTGAGGCTTGGAGGAAGTGGCTGAAccataattttacattttattctcaTGTGTCTCACACATTTTACATGTTGATTATTCAGCTTCCTCTTATACTACCCAAAacttgagaaagaaaaaaatgcacttATAACTGATTTTATTAATAAGTTATTGCTTTGATGGACCTTTTAACACATTCCTTCTAATGGTCTAATGGcaattaataagctgatattgcagagaaaacaattaaaaaaactttttgtatTGGCTTTTTAAAGTAGCTTTATAAGGCTGAACAAACATGCAGTACTAACAGTTTCACTCCCACCTGAGCTGCATGAGTGAACCTTGACCAGAGATAGAAGTGCATCCACTCACTCCTTTTTACACCCACACAACACATTTACATAAATGTATCCattcacacatgcacacgcatGTATCCATGCACTGCAAGCAGTGGGGGGTGGTAGGGTTGTCAAATGTACAGTTGATTTTTTTCAAACGTATTTGTCAAGATTTTATTCTTCAAAAcaattaaaggcacagtatgtattTTTTTCGCCACTAGAGGTCGCCTGTTCAAAACTAAGACGTAGCTCAATGATGCCAAGGTTGAGCGTGGAATCTTTGGAGTTGTtttcttcacctcacagccagtggaaaagaatcgggaggcaggcagaaatcatgttcatggatgagatGATTAATGTAACTGTAGTACTACGCAGAGTAGGGCCAAGTGCTGTGGGAGCTGAACGCGGTTGCTGAAGTAATTTCTAATGAGAAAAGAGCTTGACAACTTCTCCCGTTTGTTCAATGGCTGCTAcaagacacttgttgcacactgcagtaagctagataGATATtagaatataattttaataaatgctggatGGTGTTGCTAAATGGCAtgcaattaataaaaaaaaaaatatgactgaGAAAATGGTGTATTTCCAATAATTTGTTTTCTGACTATTAATGTCGCCAAATAGTTCtcttgtctaataaaacacaaagcAACTTTGGTATATCCATGGCTTCTAAAAACAATTATACTGGAAATCGAGGGTAATGTgcatgatgtcattgataggcaagACATGGACACATGTCTGTggcctggttaaaattgcttatttctctggatttaaacattctcaGAAATATTTGGGATAGTGTAAGTAAATGTAAGAAATAATgtggaaataataataaaaaataatgtgcCTTTAAGAGTAAACAATACTTTTGTTGTTCCATTTTTGCCCTCAAAAGTggatcattgaatcattcacttaaTTGATTGGCTGAACAATATATGGCCACAAGTACAATTTGTGTCTACAAATTTACTGAGATTTCGCAATGTGTAAGCATCTACGtacggaagaggattagggccaagcaaaaaaaaaaaacatctcgagattaaagtcattataatgcgagattaattttgttaaatttcgagaaaaaaagtcgagataaaatctcgagaataaactcattaaatatcgagaataaagtcgttctgtttcgagaaaaaaattgttatatttcgagaaaaaagtttaaataaaatcttgagaataaactcattaaatattgagaataaagtcgttgtgtttcgagaaaaatctcgttatatttcgagagaaaaaagtcgaaataaaatcttgtgaataaactcattaaatattgagaataaagtcgctgtgtttcgagaaaaaactcgttatatttcgagaaaaaaagtcgaaataaaatcttgagaataacgcATTCGATCAGTGTTCATTGCATAGCATACAGAGGACATGGCAGAGTTGGATCACTTAGTCAAGCTATATTTCAGACTTTCTTTCAGTAACAAAGAAATACTATCAACTTTagctaattatgacaaaattatattaaagtcctctatcagtatgctatgcaatgaacactgatcgaatgcgtttttctcaagattttatttcgactttttttctcgaaacacaacgactttattctcaatatttaatgagtttattctcaaaattttatttcgactttttttctccaaaTATAAAGagtt harbors:
- the slc26a4 gene encoding pendrin isoform X1 → MNLKSNQSAFFSNRYDRIYRKQSGNMMDECFHEKDYLVSRRIYSNRDFDQVHERREQDIQSLRERMSRACGCTDKWAVQKMKGLLPVLDWLPKYPVKQWLPSDVVSGVTTGLVCCLQGVAYALLASVAPVYGLYSAFFPILTYFVLGTSRHISVGPFPVTCLMVGSVVLTLAPDEHFLRSVNITAVNETVTDERLMEVDLEAREAQRIMVACTMTVLVGLIQVVMGLMQVGFLVRYLSDPLVGGFTTAAAFHVFISQIKTILSVPTHNHNGLFSFAYTLIDVGRNIDQTNIADLIAGLLTIFIVMVVKEINTKFHHKIPVPIPIEVIVTVIASAISHVMDLNFQYGASIVHSLPRGFAPAQPPNIALIGNILGSSFSTAVVGYAVAISVAKVYAAKHDYTVDGNQELIAFGVSNIFGGCLSSFVASTALSRTAVQESTGGKSQIAGIISALMVMIVILALGPFLQPLQKSVLAGIVIANLKGMLVQISEVPVLWRQNRTDCLIWLATCLASIVLGLDVGLLVGLVFEMGTVVVRTQFPSCTTLGNLPNTDIYKNMKYYKNIDEIPGIKIFKCKSPIYFANIDYFKEKLRDEVGFDAVRVFKKRNKALKKIHKLIKKGKLQATEAGLVPVASMGVENKAFENEQGPELEEGVSQPDSEVKVQVDWTSELPISVSVPRVHIHSLVVDFSAVSFMDVVAAKSLKLVIKEYIRIGVSVYIAGCDGELVRRMEALSFFDEEVTRDLLFLSVHDAILFIQLEISSGNEQDPLAEKISQLHDDKEPLPFTEDEDLIETYDNQHLAIHGLSN
- the slc26a4 gene encoding pendrin isoform X2, which produces MMDECFHEKDYLVSRRIYSNRDFDQVHERREQDIQSLRERMSRACGCTDKWAVQKMKGLLPVLDWLPKYPVKQWLPSDVVSGVTTGLVCCLQGVAYALLASVAPVYGLYSAFFPILTYFVLGTSRHISVGPFPVTCLMVGSVVLTLAPDEHFLRSVNITAVNETVTDERLMEVDLEAREAQRIMVACTMTVLVGLIQVVMGLMQVGFLVRYLSDPLVGGFTTAAAFHVFISQIKTILSVPTHNHNGLFSFAYTLIDVGRNIDQTNIADLIAGLLTIFIVMVVKEINTKFHHKIPVPIPIEVIVTVIASAISHVMDLNFQYGASIVHSLPRGFAPAQPPNIALIGNILGSSFSTAVVGYAVAISVAKVYAAKHDYTVDGNQELIAFGVSNIFGGCLSSFVASTALSRTAVQESTGGKSQIAGIISALMVMIVILALGPFLQPLQKSVLAGIVIANLKGMLVQISEVPVLWRQNRTDCLIWLATCLASIVLGLDVGLLVGLVFEMGTVVVRTQFPSCTTLGNLPNTDIYKNMKYYKNIDEIPGIKIFKCKSPIYFANIDYFKEKLRDEVGFDAVRVFKKRNKALKKIHKLIKKGKLQATEAGLVPVASMGVENKAFENEQGPELEEGVSQPDSEVKVQVDWTSELPISVSVPRVHIHSLVVDFSAVSFMDVVAAKSLKLVIKEYIRIGVSVYIAGCDGELVRRMEALSFFDEEVTRDLLFLSVHDAILFIQLEISSGNEQDPLAEKISQLHDDKEPLPFTEDEDLIETYDNQHLAIHGLSN